The DNA region TCCCCAAAGATTTCTCTGCTAAGAGTCCCAGGATAGTAAACCCTGTCATGTGTGCCTCTGGGATGAGCGGGTTACCTCAGAACGTCATGAGGACCACAGGGAAACAAGTCAAATTGCTAACACTTCCCCCACAGACCAGCTCAGAGaaccagtgaagaggagagaaaagagagtctTAGTGGTTCCATGGTAGAAAGAATTGAGCAagtggtgaacagctggttaagggaaaccaacaaTTGGTTGAACAACTAACTATAGGAACTAGTTATTGAGGAGAGattgaggacagagacagaggaaaaaagaaatactgtgaCCCAGGCACAAATTATGGTCCAAACTAAAAGGACTTGTATAGCccaagaaaaatttatttttcttctgctctctTTGCCTTTGTTActtgcttgtttttctctgtcttgcCTGGGCCAACCCCagcactttatttaaagtgaagttcaattttttttttattacagattacatcattattttttcatcttttacaatcaatcgaacctttaaaaatcaacagagtgtgaaaacaactgaaaaaagaaatacaaacagttctatTTAACCTACAATAaggcatacagcaaaaatcaatcaatttacAAGTGATGGTCAGCATGGCCtggttattatttcttaaacaatactcagaaaagtttaatcataaattttcccAGGCTAAAGTCATTGTGTATACATGATTGAGATAGCAACATAGCCTGAACTAAATATTCTCAACACAGAAAAGATTCAacttacttccagtcccaaaccaacaggtgtgctatccaagcctaggctaactgccaaggggtcctctattataaagtatctgtaaagcatgaaatttcaagcccaccttctattgctagCAGTATCTATCCAGGTGCTATTATATCAAAATCCTGACTTTCTTTCAAGCACTTTCTGCCTGGCTGCACACAGTCAGAGACAAAACAAGACTCTCTCCTTGTCTCAAGCCTTTgaccagatgccttctttcaacttctctgtgggaaaagttttccagtgtaaatttcattaggactgagaaatacagaaagaaagacagttttaggagaaaaagtagatttcaaagtagtttttaggcaacattacacctggaccatgcatagtatttaagggcagtggtgatcagctgatCTTTGGATTTTTGGatctcaacagctgttctggatgtctagtgatcatactggacagtcagaggtctctagaactttgtcaaacaaagcctttatgacatgtacacacacacacacacacacacatttttcttaagttttgAGAAAACTCTAAGTTGTCCAAGCTGGCTTGGATTCCCTATGTGGCCCAGGCAGGACTTGAACATGCGAACTCCTACCTCATCTTCCTTCCCGAGTAACTGGATGGAAGACTTTAATACAGTATTCCTTTAGCATTGTTCATGGTGCTGGGACTGCTGCCAGTAGCTTATAGCCAAACCCAGACCGACTGTTTATCACTAGGAAACCAATGTCCTAAATACCCTTTTAAAATTAACCTCAAAATAAACGTTTAAATAGAAGTAGATTacctagaaataaaaatttttaaacacgTGTGTCAGGGAACTTAGCGTTTTGCCAAATGTCCTTAATTCCTAAGTAGTTGATTTGCTTTAATTATTGAATGATCAGAATAAGTCACCTTTGCCAAAATGGATGTGCTCCTACTGAAGATCTGAGAAACGCATGTAGCACTATAAAAGTCATGCTCAACATAGCTAGAAGACGGTCTTTTTCATTCGTTTGAATAGGTCagattttaaatcaaattttattctttcaaaggtTTGATCCTGGTCCTGCCCTGCGTTGATGTGTTTGTCAAAGTTGATCTTCGAACAGTTACTTGCAACATTCCTCCACAAGAGGTAGGAAATTAAACAACAGTTACTAGAACTAAAACTCTCCGGTTCACTGCGACATGGGCATAATTTTAGCCTACccgggagaggaagaggatggcttAATTGCCACCCCCACCGCAGGGGGCCTGCTTGAATTACTTTGGTGGCTTTGTTTTGCCAAATAAGAATGAATTGGAAGGGAAGGGTTGAAAGGCTAAAACCCTTGGGATGGTTAAGTGGAGGAAGGCCGAATATGGCAGGAAAGCGGGATGGAGACAGAGAGTCTAGCAGGGAAGGCTGAGTGGAACCTGCTGGGGGGGGTCAGGTGCTGGCTAGGCTTTTAGAAACAGCTGCACAACTTCCCTTTATTTCTGCTGTTCGTATCCGGTGTCCATTTGTGTGTTGGAACGGAACAAGTATCTGGGCAGACAGGATCAACCAAAATTTGAACttcaaataatttttgaaagagtAGGAACCAATGACCCAAACTAATAATTGAGTGCTAGAGAAGAGGAAGTGATATTGACCAGCATGTCGCCCTATTATAACCGAAGGCAtccagaaagaaaagtaaacGCAGCAAAGATAGAGGATAGAGGACGGCTCAAGCGACAAACAGGCAGGAAAACAATCAAGGCCGAGGTGCCTATCATTCGCCATGGGCTGTCGGGAGGCATGGAGGACCAGCTTCACATGTGAGCCATCATAGACATTGTGGGGAAACTTGGAAAGGCTTTTGTGCCTCTATAGTAAACAGGTTTCAGGTGTGAGTCCCACAATCCTCCCAGAATATTATTTGCGGGTCGGAGAGGACATCACAGGGTGCAGAATGCCTGGTGCTGAGCTCAGTCTCTGTAAAGCTAAAGTATTTGCTCTACTTGAGTGTAGAATGTGGTCTCTGGTGCCATCTGTGTGTCCTAAGAAGCACTGCTTCTTCCTTTGATGAGAGCTGCACACCAAACGGACAACAGGATTCCAATTCTGTGTCTGTTTGGAGAGAGAAGACGGAGGGCTTTTCCCTGTGGGATGGAAGACATCTCTAAATCAGAGATTCTCAACCCGTGGTCGCAAGTCCTTCGGGTTGTATATccgatattcacattacaatttaCAACCGTAGCAAAGTGACATTTGTAAAATAGCaatgatataattttatggtcggagccaccacaacatgaggaactgcattagaGGGTGGCAGcaataggaaggttgaggaccactacTCTAAGCTGAAGCTACAGGGATAGGTAGGGACCAAATCTGTGCTGTCATTTAACTGTGAGATGTTGTTATTCTGAAGCCAGGATCACTAGCTTGAGCCGCCATTAAAGGCATCCTTTTATGAGGGAGGACTCCGGGGTTGACTTCCTCTTTGTCATGCAAAGTAGTACAAAGTTGTTCCACCTGGTCTCTGTTCTGCAGATCCTCACGAGAGACTCTGTGACCACCCAAGTGGATGGCGTCGTCTACTACAGAATCTACAGTGCTATCTCAGCCGTGGCCAACGTGAACGACGTTCACCAGGCCACGTTTCTGCTGGCTCAGACCACTCTGAGAAACGTCTTAGGGACACAGACCTTGTCCCAGATCTTGTCCGGACGAGAAGAGATCGCACATAGCATCCAGGTAAAGACCGAAGTACTAAGAGCCCAATCTTGAGTCCCCTCATCTCAGATCAGTGACCTCCACTATCAGTAATGCAGAGCAGAGGCTCCCAACACAGAGACAGTGGCACCCTGCTTGGACCGTCTGTCTATCACTGCAAAGTATAGATTTAAAGATTTGCATGGCAGTTGGAGAGATAGCTTGCCATTCTTGAAAATGGAGCGCTTGGGTTCTTGTAGAGGTTctaggtttgactcccagcaccctaAAAGAAGTACAACCTTTATTAGGCGGCCCATGGACCACTACATTTCAGTGGAGTAAAATAGGAATGTTCATTTGAGACTGAAAATGGGGCAATATGTGGATAAGTTAAACCTCACACTATAACCGGTACCAATAATCACCCATAATAATCATTGAGTGAGTAACAAATCTGGCCTCACTGCTGCCATATTCTAGTTTATAAGTctcatttctgtatttccttATGTCAGTGACTTTGTGATTCTGAGCCTCCTCTCTGTAAATTAGAAGGAAAATCAACCTGAATCCTCCATGGTTTTCCGTGCAGTCTGTAAGGGAGGATGGACAAGGACTCAGCAGTTCTGCCTAAGGGCCCCCCATAGCATCAGTAAGAACTCTGGAAATTTAACAACAACCCAAAGCCAGATCTTAAGTGTCTTAGGGAGTCTCGTTAACTCGAGTCACAGCCAGCAGGAGAGAGGTCACTCTCCCATTTGGCTGTCTAACTATTCTTGTGGGGTGGTCTGTAACATGTCTTTCATAGTTTAAACTCTGCATAAAGGTCAGACTTTACAATGTACTAAAAATATGGTCTGAAAACCTCTTGCTTGCTTTAAAAGTATATATCTTACTCTTCCAAGGTAGAGAGTTCAGAAAGCAAGACAAGtatttgtgtgttggggggggtagggggtgggtaTTCAGTAACAACCACTAGGTCATTTTTGAGCACTGGTAATATTTGCATTGCCTCGGATGCACATGGCAAAGCTGACAGGAAGCCTAGGTAGGAAAAGCTGATGCAGTTATTCATAGATGCTAAGCATACAGCCAGGACAAATCCGGGTCTGTCTGAGGAGCCCATGCACTGATGTCTGAAACACTTACTCAAATATGCAAGGACGTCCTATAATTTCTTAGGGAGGTTGTAGGGTAGATTCTTCTAGTTGACCAATACGTGATATATCAAGATATTTGTGTTTGTGGGAAAGAGATCCAGTCTCAGGTACcgcaggttagccttgaattccctacatagctgaggatgatcttgaacttgtgattctcctgcctctgccttctaagtgctgagatgacaggcatgcaccactatgcccagtttatgtggttctaagactcaaacccagggctttctgcGTGTGAGGTGAGTTCTTTACCAATAGAGCTGTTCCCTCAGCTCAAGATGTGTGCACGAAACCTTCAGGAGATAGGTTTACTTCAATTCCTAATGTGATCAATGAATTTAGAAAAGACAGCCTCCCCAGATATACCAGACACTTGGGTCAAGTCACATGCCTTCTGATCAATGTCTTTTCCTCTGGAAACAGACCTTGCTTGATGATGCCACTGAGCTATGGGGAATCCGAGTGGCCCGGGTAGAGATCAAAGATGTCCGGATTCCGGTGCAGCTGCAGAGGTCCATGGCTGCTGAGGCTGAGGCCACCCGGGAAGCCAGAGCCCGGGTAAGAAACCCTGGGTTAGCATGGAGGGGAACAAGGGTGGAGCTGAAGGGAGAATATTGTTCCaaaagagattctttacacaaaAGCTCAGAGAGTAGAGACAGTTTTGGCATTGTAATGATGAGACTAATTTGGCAACAGAATAagagtcagagagatggctcagagtatgTAAAAGCATTGGTCCTGCAAGCCAGACTGCCTGAGATGGATCTCTGTCACCCACAGGAAGGGAGAGCTGACTACTGAATGTTCTcagacatccacacacatgctgtggtatGCCTGCATccccctgtcacacacacacattgataataataataataataataataataataataataataataataatcattaaataaataaaaatatatcatcttgaaaaaaaaatctcagtccAAGGAGAATTT from Acomys russatus chromosome 15, mAcoRus1.1, whole genome shotgun sequence includes:
- the Stoml3 gene encoding stomatin-like protein 3 translates to MGTNKNQLGVCGWILLSLSFLLMLITFPVSIWMCLKIIKEYERAVIFRLGRIQAGKAKGPGLILVLPCVDVFVKVDLRTVTCNIPPQEILTRDSVTTQVDGVVYYRIYSAISAVANVNDVHQATFLLAQTTLRNVLGTQTLSQILSGREEIAHSIQTLLDDATELWGIRVARVEIKDVRIPVQLQRSMAAEAEATREARARVVAAEGEMNASKSLKSASMVLAESPVALQLRYLQTLTTVATEKNSTIVFPLPMNILEGIGGISYDNNKKVSTKA